Proteins co-encoded in one Callospermophilus lateralis isolate mCalLat2 chromosome 2, mCalLat2.hap1, whole genome shotgun sequence genomic window:
- the Or6x1 gene encoding olfactory receptor 6X1, with protein sequence MRNGTAITEFILLGFPGVQGLQVPLFIVILLIYILTLAGNGLIIVIVWVEPKLQIPMYFFLCNLAFLEIWYTTTIIPKLLETFVVAKTVICISCCLMQAFFHFFLGTTEFLILAVMSFDRYMAICKPLHYPSIMTSNLCLQLALSSWVVGFTIVFCQTMLLLQLPFCGNNIINHFYCDIGPILKAACADTSILELLGILATIFVIPGSLLFTIISYIYILSTILRIPSAAGRQKAFSTCASHLTVVSLLYGAVLFMYLRPTAHSSFKINKVVSVLNTILTPLLNPFIYTIRNKEVKGALKKAMTCPKTQHAK encoded by the coding sequence ATGAGAAATGGCACAGCAATCACAGAGTTCATCCTCCTAGGCTTTCCTGGTGTCCAAGGATTACAAGTCCCTCTCTTTATAGTGATCCTTCTCATCTATATATTAACCCTTGCTGGCAATGGGCTCATTATTGTTATTGTCTGGGTTGAGCCCAAGCTGCAAATCCcaatgtatttcttcctttgcaaCTTGGCCTTCCTAGAGATCTGgtacaccaccaccatcatccccAAACTGCTAGAAACCTTTGTAGTAGCAAAAACAGTCATCTGCATTTCATGCTGCCTGATGCAGGCCTTCTTCCACTTCTTCCTGGGCACCACCGAGTTCTTGATCCTGGCTGTCATGTCTTTTGACCGCTACATGGCCATCTGCAAGCCCCTTCACTACCCCTCCATCATGACCAGCAACCTCTGCCTGCAGCTGGCCCTCAGCTCCTGGGTCGTGGGCTTCACCATTGTCTTTTGTCAGACAATGCTGCTCCTCCAGTTGCCATTCTGTGGCAACAATATCATCAATCATTTCTATTGTGACATTGGCCCCATCTTGAAAGCAGCCTGTGCAGATACCAGCATTTTGGAACTACTGGGTATCCTGGCAACCATCTTTGTGATCCCAGGTTCACTCCTCTTTACAATCATTTCTTATATCTACATCCTATCTACCATCCTACGAATTCCTTCAGCCGCTGGTCGCCAAAAGGCTTTCTCCACCTGTGCCTCTCACCTGACAGTTGTCTCCCTGCTCTATGGAGCTGTTCTGTTCATGTACCTGAGACCCACAGCACACTCCTCCTTTAAGATTAATAAGGTGGTATCTGTGCTGAATACTATTCTCACACCCCTTCTCAATCCCTTTATTTATACCATTAGAAACAAGGAGGTGAAAGGAGCCCTAAAAAAGGCAATGACTTGTCCAAAGACCCAGCATGCCAAGTAA